The Schistocerca cancellata isolate TAMUIC-IGC-003103 chromosome 4, iqSchCanc2.1, whole genome shotgun sequence genome contains a region encoding:
- the LOC126184015 gene encoding LWamide neuropeptides-like has translation MGKTQIWEKRRYGRNADMGKSQRWEKRKYGKIANIGKLHIWENCKNGKIANMGKTKIWEKRKYGKNANMGKTQIWEKRKYEKKRKYGKNANMGKTQIWEKRKYGKNGNIRKNANVGKTQIWEICRYGKIADMGKMQIWERHRYGKNR, from the coding sequence atggggaaaacgcagatatgggaaaaacgcagatatgggagaaacgcagatatgggaaaatcgcagagatgggaaaaacgcaaatatgggaaaattgcaaatataggAAAATTGcatatatgggaaaattgcaaaaatgggaaaattgcaaatatgggaaaaacgaaaatatgggaaaaacgcaaatatgggaaaaacgctaatatgggaaaaacgcaaatatgggaaaaacgcaaatatgagaaaaaacgcaaatatgggaaaaacgcaaatatgggaaaaacgcaaatatgggaaaaacgcaaatatgggaaaaacggaaatattagaaaaaacgcaaatgttggaaaaacgcaaatatgggagatttgcagatatgggaaaatcgcagatatgggaaaaatgcagatatgggaaagacacagATATGGGAAAAATCGCTAA